The following proteins are encoded in a genomic region of Vibrio sinaloensis:
- a CDS encoding serine hydroxymethyltransferase, with amino-acid sequence MNKPFQNHSLENFFSTNLAATDDAVFAGIQAEFTRQNEQIELIASENIVSKAVMQAQGTCLTNKYAEGYPGRRYYGGCEHVDTVEAIAIERAKQLFKCEYANVQPHSGAQANGAVKLALLQPGDTILGMSLDAGGHLTHGARPALSGKWFNAVQYGVDRETLEINYDDVRALAVEHKPKMIIAGGSAIPRTIDFAKFREIADEVDAILMVDMAHIAGLIATGAHPSPLLHAHVVTTTTHKTLRGPRGGMILTNHEEIIKKINSAVFPGLQGGPLMHVIAAKAVAFGEALGPEFSTYIDSVINNAKVLAEVLQTRGCDIVTGGTDTHLMLVDLRPKGLKGNKAEEALERAGITCNKNGIPFDSEKPMITSGIRLGTPAGTSRGFGAEEFKLIGNWIGDVLDGLVENPEGNAEVEQRVRKEVKTLCARFPLYQ; translated from the coding sequence ATGAACAAACCGTTTCAAAATCACAGCTTAGAGAACTTTTTCTCTACCAACCTTGCTGCTACCGACGACGCTGTCTTCGCTGGAATTCAAGCAGAGTTTACTCGTCAAAACGAACAAATCGAACTTATTGCTTCAGAAAACATTGTTTCTAAAGCAGTAATGCAAGCCCAAGGCACTTGCCTAACCAATAAATACGCAGAAGGTTATCCGGGCCGTCGTTACTACGGTGGCTGTGAGCATGTTGATACGGTTGAGGCGATCGCTATTGAGCGCGCCAAGCAATTATTTAAGTGCGAATACGCAAACGTTCAACCTCACTCTGGCGCACAAGCGAATGGCGCGGTGAAACTGGCGTTGCTGCAACCTGGCGATACTATCCTTGGTATGTCGCTAGACGCGGGCGGTCACTTAACCCACGGCGCTCGCCCTGCGCTTTCTGGAAAATGGTTTAATGCCGTTCAATATGGCGTTGACCGCGAAACGCTAGAAATTAATTACGATGATGTGCGCGCACTCGCAGTTGAGCACAAACCTAAAATGATCATTGCCGGTGGTAGTGCGATTCCACGTACCATCGATTTTGCCAAATTCCGTGAAATCGCTGACGAAGTTGACGCGATTCTGATGGTCGACATGGCGCACATCGCGGGTCTTATCGCCACAGGTGCACACCCTAGCCCGCTACTTCATGCCCACGTTGTCACCACGACAACACACAAAACACTGCGTGGACCTCGCGGCGGAATGATCTTGACCAACCACGAAGAGATCATCAAAAAAATCAACTCAGCGGTATTCCCTGGCCTGCAAGGTGGACCACTGATGCACGTAATCGCAGCAAAAGCGGTCGCCTTTGGTGAGGCGTTAGGCCCTGAATTTTCGACATATATCGATTCAGTGATCAACAACGCAAAAGTTCTGGCTGAAGTGTTGCAAACTCGCGGTTGTGACATTGTGACTGGCGGAACAGATACGCACCTAATGTTGGTAGACCTTCGCCCTAAAGGCCTTAAAGGTAATAAAGCGGAAGAAGCCCTGGAGCGTGCAGGGATCACATGTAACAAAAACGGCATCCCGTTTGATTCAGAGAAGCCTATGATTACATCGGGCATCCGCTTAGGGACGCCTGCGGGGACAAGCCGCGGCTTTGGCGCTGAAGAATTCAAACTTATCGGTAACTGGATTGGCGACGTACTCGACGGGTTAGTTGAAAACCCTGAAGGCAACGCAGAAGTTGAGCAACGCGTTCGCAAAGAAGTGAAAACACTCTGTGCTCGCTTCCCACTTTACCAATAA
- a CDS encoding helix-turn-helix domain-containing protein: protein MPEDIYDEYPSLTLAKESVDENIEPLKLGQRIKEIRGKLGITLEEASQRTGLARSTLSKIENEQISPTFQAMQKLAMGLQIDMPQLFEPPRKKVATGRRDITKASQGKPHPTPTYEHELLATQLSNKKMMPFKSQVHARSFEEYSDWVRHDGEEFLLILSGSVMFYSEFYEPVELSEGDSVYYDANMGHMLVSTSDNDAHILWVTAK from the coding sequence ATGCCCGAAGATATCTATGACGAGTATCCGTCGTTGACTCTGGCAAAAGAGTCGGTCGATGAAAACATAGAGCCATTGAAGCTAGGACAGCGGATAAAAGAGATCCGTGGCAAGCTGGGCATTACGCTAGAAGAAGCGAGTCAGCGCACCGGTCTGGCGCGATCTACGCTAAGTAAAATCGAAAACGAACAAATCTCTCCCACCTTCCAAGCGATGCAAAAATTGGCGATGGGTTTGCAGATTGACATGCCGCAACTATTTGAACCGCCAAGAAAAAAAGTTGCGACGGGTCGAAGAGATATCACCAAAGCGAGCCAGGGAAAGCCGCATCCGACCCCAACCTATGAACACGAACTGCTCGCCACTCAGCTATCGAACAAAAAAATGATGCCGTTTAAAAGCCAAGTCCATGCGCGAAGCTTTGAAGAGTATAGCGATTGGGTTAGGCATGACGGTGAAGAGTTTTTGCTCATACTGTCAGGTTCGGTGATGTTCTATTCTGAGTTTTATGAACCGGTAGAGCTTAGTGAGGGAGACAGTGTGTATTACGACGCCAACATGGGACATATGCTGGTATCGACCAGTGACAATGACGCCCATATTTTGTGGGTGACGGCCAAATAA
- the gcvT gene encoding glycine cleavage system aminomethyltransferase GcvT, which yields MTQDLLKTPLHALHIEAGAKMVPFAGYDMPVQYKLGVKKEHLHTRDAAGLFDVSHMGQLRLHGEGAAAFLESLVPVDIIDLPSGNQRYAFFTNEQGGIMDDLMVANLGDHLFVVVNAACKEQDINHLEAHLPSGVELEVIDDRALLALQGPKAVDVLKRFNPQVADMLFMDVKKLEILGVECIVSRSGYTGEDGYEISVPNTHAQELAQKLTAEEEVEWIGLGARDSLRLECGLCLYGHDLDTTTTPVEASLLWGIQKVRRLGGEREGGFPGADVILKQIESKDVARKRVGLVGQTKAPVREGAELFDADDNKVGVVTSGTAGPNAGKPVSMAYVRADLASIGTELFADVRGKKLPMTVEKMPFVPQRYYRG from the coding sequence ATGACTCAAGATCTACTAAAAACCCCTCTACACGCGCTGCACATTGAAGCGGGTGCAAAGATGGTTCCTTTCGCTGGCTACGATATGCCTGTCCAATACAAACTTGGCGTAAAGAAAGAGCATTTACACACGCGTGATGCGGCTGGCCTATTTGATGTATCGCACATGGGTCAACTGCGTTTACACGGTGAGGGTGCCGCCGCGTTTTTAGAGTCATTAGTTCCCGTCGATATTATCGACCTCCCGTCGGGCAACCAACGCTATGCGTTTTTCACCAATGAGCAAGGCGGCATCATGGACGACCTGATGGTGGCCAATTTGGGTGATCATCTTTTCGTGGTGGTAAATGCGGCGTGTAAGGAGCAAGACATCAATCATCTAGAAGCTCATCTTCCTTCCGGTGTGGAGCTAGAGGTCATCGACGATCGCGCGTTATTGGCACTGCAAGGCCCGAAAGCGGTTGATGTACTGAAAAGATTCAATCCACAAGTCGCAGACATGCTGTTTATGGATGTGAAGAAGTTAGAAATCTTAGGCGTTGAGTGTATTGTCAGCCGCAGTGGTTACACTGGTGAAGATGGTTACGAAATCTCAGTGCCAAACACCCATGCACAGGAGCTGGCGCAGAAGTTAACCGCGGAAGAAGAAGTCGAGTGGATTGGTCTTGGCGCTCGTGATTCTTTGCGCTTAGAGTGCGGTTTGTGTCTGTACGGTCACGATCTCGATACCACCACAACGCCAGTCGAGGCAAGCCTACTTTGGGGTATTCAGAAAGTACGTCGTCTTGGTGGAGAGCGTGAAGGCGGGTTCCCAGGGGCTGACGTGATCCTAAAACAGATCGAAAGCAAAGATGTGGCACGTAAACGTGTCGGCCTAGTGGGTCAGACCAAAGCACCGGTGCGTGAAGGTGCTGAGCTGTTTGATGCTGACGACAATAAAGTGGGTGTGGTAACCAGTGGCACTGCAGGTCCAAACGCTGGTAAACCTGTGTCTATGGCTTATGTGCGCGCCGATCTTGCTTCGATTGGTACAGAGTTGTTTGCCGACGTGCGCGGTAAGAAGTTACCGATGACGGTTGAGAAAATGCCATTCGTGCCGCAGCGCTATTACCGCGGCTAG
- a CDS encoding S1 family peptidase, translating to MSRFLYLLLLILMPTGAHAVDVKPYIVNGSNANIADYPSFASLFYRNGNTYSASPYCGATMINPQYVLTAAHCIYGDNNLMLYTVVAPQLEDESNFLSTQQAKAEAFYYPDNYLDSEVERWPNDIAIIKLESPLAVGTYTSLLNTTVNNAFAPNDNYKAVGHGYIAENDSSGTRLLETSLTYVNTSNCQAVFGSKITSSQLCFDGALGATFKNATCNGDSGGPVYWYTGGQYVQIGLTSFGPATCGDPSANVIAVFTDVHDYQGWISQVINGLVTPKAYVETRNGLRVLINNDTGGSESTQPQSEGGGGGGSIPLSTLSALVLLAYWRFAGMRFWLPN from the coding sequence ATGAGTCGTTTTTTGTATTTATTGTTGTTGATTCTGATGCCCACTGGCGCACATGCGGTCGACGTAAAACCCTATATTGTCAATGGCTCCAACGCCAATATTGCTGACTATCCCTCTTTCGCGAGTCTGTTTTACCGAAATGGTAACACCTACAGTGCTTCTCCTTACTGTGGGGCGACCATGATTAACCCACAGTACGTACTCACCGCAGCGCACTGTATCTATGGCGACAACAATCTGATGTTGTACACCGTGGTGGCGCCGCAGTTAGAAGACGAAAGTAACTTTTTGTCTACTCAGCAAGCAAAGGCTGAGGCCTTCTACTATCCCGACAACTACCTCGATTCTGAGGTTGAGCGTTGGCCAAATGACATTGCCATCATCAAGCTAGAATCACCGTTAGCCGTCGGAACATACACTTCTTTGCTCAACACGACCGTCAATAACGCGTTTGCCCCCAATGACAACTACAAAGCCGTGGGACATGGGTATATTGCGGAAAACGACTCGAGCGGGACCCGATTACTCGAGACGTCACTCACCTACGTCAATACGAGTAACTGCCAAGCGGTATTTGGCAGCAAAATCACCTCAAGCCAACTCTGTTTTGATGGCGCTTTGGGCGCGACATTCAAGAATGCGACGTGTAACGGTGACTCTGGCGGCCCTGTTTACTGGTACACAGGCGGTCAATATGTCCAAATCGGCCTCACCAGTTTTGGTCCGGCGACTTGTGGTGACCCGAGTGCTAACGTGATAGCGGTCTTCACTGATGTTCATGACTACCAAGGCTGGATATCGCAAGTTATCAATGGTTTGGTAACACCAAAAGCGTATGTGGAAACGCGGAATGGACTGCGTGTACTGATCAATAACGATACCGGTGGTAGTGAATCAACACAGCCTCAATCTGAGGGGGGAGGAGGCGGCGGCTCGATCCCTCTCTCTACGCTGAGCGCTTTAGTGCTTCTGGCGTACTGGCGTTTTGCCGGCATGCGTTTCTGGTTGCCAAATTAA
- a CDS encoding LuxR C-terminal-related transcriptional regulator, whose amino-acid sequence MASNDIYKVTLISDVSMQSKLLKDSLEQGLGLQVSIITADALKNCASGEPLLGNLVLIDYHYLDSDKFESYHFAKGQSQTTVKEIVFNCPSDAPSSELFKWRNLVGVFYLDDELPLLLKGMEKVMQDEMWLSRKVAQDYIEHFRCAHSVTSSQAYANLTKREKEIMRLLGHGASNIEIADELFVSENTVKTHLHNIFKKINAKNRLQALLWANNNISLEERV is encoded by the coding sequence ATGGCTAGCAATGACATCTATAAAGTCACACTCATTTCTGATGTGAGTATGCAATCAAAACTATTAAAAGATTCATTGGAACAAGGGCTCGGTCTGCAGGTAAGCATAATCACCGCGGACGCGCTAAAAAATTGCGCATCTGGAGAGCCGCTGCTCGGTAACTTAGTACTGATTGATTATCACTACCTAGATAGTGATAAGTTTGAGAGTTACCACTTTGCCAAAGGGCAGAGTCAAACCACGGTGAAAGAAATTGTGTTTAACTGTCCATCGGATGCTCCTTCCAGCGAGTTGTTTAAGTGGCGTAACCTGGTTGGGGTGTTTTATCTTGATGACGAACTACCATTGCTGTTAAAGGGTATGGAGAAAGTGATGCAAGATGAAATGTGGCTATCACGCAAAGTCGCGCAGGATTACATCGAGCACTTCCGCTGTGCTCATAGCGTCACCAGTTCACAAGCCTATGCCAACCTGACCAAACGTGAAAAAGAGATCATGCGCTTACTTGGACACGGCGCGTCGAATATTGAAATCGCCGATGAACTGTTTGTCAGCGAGAACACAGTCAAAACTCATTTGCACAACATCTTTAAAAAGATCAACGCTAAGAATCGCTTACAAGCCTTGCTATGGGCAAACAACAATATCTCCCTCGAAGAGCGGGTTTAG
- a CDS encoding DUF3012 domain-containing protein, translated as MKKYLVALLVIPMLFACQDEVGTQAWCDNLNDTPKSEWNAQNALDFAKHCVFSNAVGSENWCRELDDKPKGDWSANEVASYTKHCVF; from the coding sequence ATGAAGAAATATTTAGTCGCCTTGCTGGTGATACCTATGCTGTTCGCCTGCCAAGATGAAGTGGGCACGCAAGCTTGGTGCGACAACCTCAACGATACGCCAAAGAGTGAATGGAACGCACAAAACGCTCTAGACTTTGCCAAACATTGTGTCTTTAGCAATGCGGTGGGAAGTGAGAACTGGTGCCGCGAACTCGACGACAAACCCAAGGGAGATTGGAGCGCAAACGAGGTCGCGAGCTATACAAAACACTGCGTGTTTTAA
- the rbsD gene encoding D-ribose pyranase produces MKKHTLLNSELSYLTATLGHTDEITICDAGLPIPEQVQRIDLALTHGVPSFLETVRVILSESQIEGVIIAEEFKTVSPTHHEALIKELDAESAATGKAIAICYVSHEDFKARTQQSRAVVRTGECTPYANVIFQAGVVF; encoded by the coding sequence ATGAAAAAACACACCCTACTGAACTCAGAGTTGTCCTATTTGACAGCTACGCTCGGTCATACTGACGAAATCACTATTTGTGACGCAGGGCTACCCATCCCGGAGCAGGTGCAGCGAATCGACTTAGCATTGACTCATGGCGTGCCTTCGTTTTTAGAAACAGTGCGAGTGATCTTGTCTGAATCTCAGATTGAAGGGGTGATCATTGCCGAGGAATTTAAAACCGTAAGCCCAACGCATCACGAGGCGCTGATTAAAGAGCTGGATGCGGAAAGTGCGGCAACGGGTAAGGCGATTGCGATTTGCTATGTCAGCCATGAAGACTTTAAAGCGCGTACCCAACAGAGCCGCGCTGTGGTACGCACCGGGGAGTGCACACCCTACGCGAACGTCATTTTTCAAGCTGGCGTTGTGTTTTAA
- the rbsA gene encoding ribose ABC transporter ATP-binding protein RbsA, with protein MTQAILQLSSIEKAFPGVKALDQASLNVYPGRVMALLGENGAGKSTLMKVLTGIYSLDSGSIHYQGQPAAFKGPRDSQQAGISIIHQELNLIPELTIAENIFLGREFTNGFGGIQWQKMYAEADKLLARLNVKHSSKTLLGDLSLGEQQMVEIAKALSFESKVIIMDEPTDALTDTETESLFAVINELRDQGCGIVYISHRLKEIFEICDDITVLRDGKFIGQCQVSDTDEDGLIEMMVGRKLDEQYPRIDVRHGETCLEVIGLTGSGVHDVSFTLKRGEILGISGLMGAGRTELMKVIYGALPSESGVINLDNKTINPVSPQDGLANGIAYISEDRKGDGLVLGLSVKENMSLCALDKLTKGGRIQHNDEVVAVEDFINLFNIKTPTRDQIIGNLSGGNQQKVAIAKGLMTKPKVLILDEPTRGVDVGAKKEIYQLINKFKADGMSIILVSSEMPEVLGMSDRILVMHEGRISGEFAAQDADQEKLLACAVGKKINEEAA; from the coding sequence ATGACTCAAGCCATATTACAGCTGAGTTCGATTGAAAAGGCGTTCCCTGGAGTGAAAGCCTTAGATCAAGCGAGCCTCAATGTTTACCCCGGCCGCGTAATGGCGCTACTGGGTGAGAACGGCGCGGGCAAATCAACATTGATGAAAGTGTTGACCGGCATCTACAGCTTAGATTCGGGGAGCATTCATTATCAGGGTCAGCCTGCCGCGTTCAAAGGTCCACGTGATTCTCAGCAAGCGGGTATAAGCATCATTCACCAAGAACTGAACCTGATTCCAGAGCTGACCATCGCAGAGAATATCTTCTTGGGCCGCGAATTTACCAACGGATTTGGTGGTATTCAGTGGCAGAAAATGTACGCAGAGGCCGACAAGTTGTTGGCGAGACTGAACGTCAAGCACAGCTCAAAGACCTTACTTGGTGATTTGAGTCTTGGTGAACAGCAGATGGTCGAAATCGCCAAAGCGCTGTCGTTTGAATCGAAAGTCATCATTATGGATGAGCCGACCGATGCACTCACTGATACTGAAACCGAATCTCTGTTTGCGGTGATCAATGAGCTGCGTGACCAAGGCTGCGGCATTGTGTATATCTCGCACCGTTTGAAAGAGATTTTCGAAATTTGTGACGATATCACTGTACTGCGTGATGGCAAATTTATCGGCCAGTGCCAAGTGAGCGATACCGACGAAGATGGCCTGATTGAAATGATGGTCGGTCGTAAGCTCGATGAGCAGTATCCGCGCATTGATGTGCGCCACGGAGAGACTTGCCTTGAAGTGATCGGATTGACCGGTTCGGGTGTGCACGATGTCAGCTTTACCCTTAAGCGCGGTGAGATCCTTGGTATCTCTGGCTTAATGGGCGCAGGTCGTACTGAGTTGATGAAAGTGATTTATGGTGCGCTGCCTAGTGAGAGCGGCGTGATCAATCTCGACAACAAAACCATTAATCCGGTGTCGCCTCAAGATGGCTTGGCCAATGGTATCGCTTATATCTCAGAAGACCGTAAAGGGGATGGCCTGGTATTAGGACTCTCCGTCAAAGAGAACATGTCACTTTGCGCGCTCGATAAACTGACCAAAGGAGGTCGAATCCAACACAATGACGAAGTGGTCGCCGTCGAAGACTTCATCAATTTATTCAATATCAAAACGCCGACAAGAGATCAGATTATTGGCAACTTGTCGGGAGGCAATCAGCAAAAAGTTGCGATTGCTAAAGGCTTGATGACCAAACCTAAGGTATTGATTTTAGATGAGCCAACCCGAGGTGTGGATGTCGGCGCGAAAAAAGAGATTTATCAACTGATCAACAAATTTAAGGCCGATGGTATGAGCATCATTCTGGTTTCTTCCGAGATGCCTGAAGTGCTCGGCATGAGTGACCGCATTCTGGTCATGCACGAAGGGCGAATCAGTGGCGAATTTGCTGCCCAAGACGCTGACCAAGAGAAACTACTCGCCTGTGCCGTAGGCAAAAAGATTAATGAGGAAGCCGCATGA
- the rbsC gene encoding ribose ABC transporter permease, translating to MSTDTMSKTNTSHSTKLFSKEWLIEQKSLIALLLLIVVVSFLNPNFFTVDNILNILRQTSVNAIIAVGMTLVILTAGIDLSVGSVLALCGAFAASLIAMEVPVLIAVPTALFAGAALGAISGIIIAKGKVQAFIATLVTMTLLRGVTMVYTDGRPISTGFTDTADAFAWFGTGYALGIPVPVWLMVIVFAAAWYLLNHTRFGRYVYALGGNESATRLSGINVDRVKIGVYAICGLLAALAGIIVTSRLSSAQPTAGMGYELDAIAAVVLGGTSLMGGKGRIMGTLIGALIIGFLNNALNLLDVSSYYQMIAKAVVILLAVLVDNKNK from the coding sequence ATGAGTACCGATACCATGAGCAAAACAAATACATCTCACAGCACAAAGCTGTTTAGCAAAGAGTGGCTCATTGAACAAAAGTCGCTGATTGCGCTGCTATTGTTGATTGTTGTTGTCTCTTTCTTAAACCCGAACTTTTTTACTGTCGACAACATCCTCAACATTCTTCGTCAAACCTCGGTGAACGCGATCATCGCAGTGGGTATGACGCTGGTTATCCTAACCGCAGGTATTGATTTGAGTGTTGGCTCGGTGCTGGCGCTATGTGGTGCATTTGCCGCTAGCTTGATTGCCATGGAAGTGCCAGTACTGATTGCGGTACCGACGGCACTGTTTGCCGGCGCAGCTTTGGGTGCCATTAGCGGCATCATTATCGCCAAAGGTAAAGTGCAGGCGTTTATCGCAACGCTCGTGACCATGACCTTGCTACGCGGTGTGACTATGGTTTACACCGATGGTCGTCCTATTTCGACAGGTTTTACTGACACAGCGGACGCGTTCGCTTGGTTCGGTACAGGTTATGCGCTGGGTATTCCAGTACCCGTCTGGTTGATGGTGATCGTTTTTGCAGCCGCTTGGTATCTGCTCAATCACACCCGTTTCGGCCGATACGTTTACGCACTAGGCGGCAACGAATCTGCTACTCGCCTGTCGGGTATCAATGTGGACCGCGTTAAGATTGGTGTTTACGCCATCTGTGGTCTGCTTGCTGCCTTGGCTGGCATTATCGTCACCTCTCGACTCTCATCTGCCCAACCAACGGCTGGTATGGGCTATGAGCTGGATGCCATTGCGGCTGTCGTCTTGGGTGGCACCAGTTTGATGGGCGGTAAGGGCCGCATTATGGGGACTTTGATCGGTGCGCTGATCATTGGTTTCCTAAACAACGCTCTAAACTTGCTCGATGTTTCCTCCTACTACCAAATGATTGCCAAAGCAGTGGTTATTTTGCTGGCGGTATTGGTAGACAACAAAAACAAGTAA
- the rbsB gene encoding ribose ABC transporter substrate-binding protein RbsB, with protein sequence MKKLATLISAALLSTTVSVSAQAQDTMAIVLSTLNNPFFVTMKDGAEAKAKELGYDLIVLDSQNDPSKELSNIEDLTVRGVKAILINPTDSDAVSNAIRMANRSNIPVLTLDRGASRGDVVSHIASDNVVGGEMAGNYIVEKVGMKAKVIQLEGIAGTSAARERGEGFMNAVKGSEMQVLASQPADFDRTKGLNVMENLLAANPDVEAVFAQNDEMALGALRAVQASGKDVMIVGFDGTDDGIAAVNRGQLSATIAQQPDLIGALGIETADQVLKGEQVETYIPVPLKVITK encoded by the coding sequence ATGAAAAAACTCGCAACTCTTATCTCCGCGGCACTACTTTCTACCACTGTTTCTGTATCAGCACAGGCACAAGACACGATGGCTATCGTACTGTCGACGCTGAACAACCCGTTCTTTGTGACCATGAAAGACGGTGCAGAAGCGAAAGCGAAGGAGCTTGGTTATGATTTGATTGTTCTGGACTCGCAAAACGATCCAAGTAAAGAACTGTCGAACATCGAAGACTTAACCGTCCGTGGCGTGAAAGCGATTTTGATCAACCCAACCGATTCGGATGCGGTATCAAACGCGATTCGCATGGCCAACCGCTCAAACATTCCAGTACTGACTCTAGACCGTGGGGCTAGCCGAGGTGACGTAGTGAGCCATATCGCGTCAGATAACGTGGTGGGTGGTGAAATGGCCGGTAACTACATTGTTGAAAAAGTGGGTATGAAAGCCAAAGTGATCCAATTGGAAGGCATTGCCGGTACTTCGGCTGCTCGTGAACGTGGCGAAGGCTTCATGAACGCAGTAAAAGGCAGCGAGATGCAAGTGCTTGCTAGTCAGCCAGCAGACTTTGACCGTACTAAAGGTCTAAACGTAATGGAAAACCTGCTTGCTGCTAACCCAGACGTTGAAGCGGTATTTGCACAAAACGACGAAATGGCATTGGGTGCACTGCGCGCAGTACAAGCATCAGGCAAAGATGTCATGATCGTTGGCTTTGATGGTACAGACGACGGTATTGCAGCGGTTAACCGTGGCCAGCTTTCTGCGACCATCGCACAGCAGCCTGATCTGATTGGTGCGCTAGGCATCGAAACGGCCGACCAAGTACTGAAAGGCGAGCAGGTAGAAACTTACATTCCTGTTCCACTAAAAGTGATTACTAAGTAA
- the rbsK gene encoding ribokinase, whose protein sequence is MNKLVVLGSVNADHVLQVPSFPRPGETLHGRNYQVIPGGKGANQAVAAARLNADTGFIACVGDDAFGINIRENFKMDNINIRGVKMEPNCPTGIAMIQVSDSGENSICISAEANAKLTAEAIESDLESIRNAKYLLMQLETPLCGIEKAAQVAKQARTNVILNPAPARELSDELLACIDVITPNETEAEVLTGITVTDNESAQEAANALHGKGIEIVMITLGAKGVWLSQNGRGTLIEGFRVEALDTTAAGDTFNGALVTGLLEDLPLESAIKFAHAAAAISVTRFGAQTSIPSRAEVDAFLAERS, encoded by the coding sequence ATGAATAAGTTAGTGGTTTTAGGTAGTGTTAACGCTGACCATGTTCTTCAAGTGCCTTCTTTTCCTCGCCCAGGCGAGACGTTGCATGGTCGTAACTATCAAGTGATTCCGGGTGGCAAAGGGGCCAACCAAGCCGTGGCAGCGGCGCGCTTAAACGCCGACACGGGTTTTATTGCCTGCGTGGGTGATGATGCGTTTGGCATTAACATCCGTGAAAACTTCAAGATGGACAACATCAATATTCGCGGTGTAAAAATGGAGCCGAATTGCCCGACCGGGATTGCGATGATCCAAGTGTCTGATAGCGGTGAAAACAGCATCTGTATTTCCGCCGAGGCCAACGCCAAACTGACCGCTGAAGCGATCGAGTCAGACTTGGAATCTATCCGCAATGCCAAGTACTTGCTGATGCAATTGGAAACCCCATTATGCGGGATCGAAAAAGCGGCGCAGGTTGCTAAGCAGGCGCGTACCAATGTGATTCTTAACCCTGCGCCAGCGCGCGAATTGTCAGATGAACTACTCGCTTGTATCGATGTGATTACGCCCAATGAAACCGAAGCCGAAGTGCTAACCGGCATTACAGTGACAGACAACGAAAGCGCTCAAGAGGCGGCCAATGCACTGCACGGTAAAGGGATCGAAATTGTGATGATCACTTTAGGCGCGAAAGGCGTGTGGCTCAGTCAAAATGGTCGAGGGACATTGATCGAGGGTTTCCGGGTCGAAGCGCTCGATACCACAGCAGCAGGCGATACCTTTAATGGAGCATTGGTCACTGGCTTACTTGAGGATTTGCCTTTAGAATCAGCGATTAAGTTTGCTCATGCCGCAGCCGCAATCTCAGTCACTCGTTTTGGTGCCCAAACCTCGATACCATCGCGTGCTGAAGTGGATGCGTTTTTGGCTGAGCGCAGTTAG